From a single Fibrobacter sp. UWH6 genomic region:
- a CDS encoding AAA family ATPase, with translation MTFRRKIYQELLNWKEESKGREALLIEGARRIGKSTIVEEFAKNEYRSYILIDFNDCEKAVLDAFDKMNDLSAFFNILSYTYGVNLYPRESLIIFDEVQRFPKARQSIKKLVKDGRFDYIETGSLISIYENVKDITIPSEETSIQMFPMDFEEFCWAMDKPNICDFIRDAFSRKKALDEPLHKECMRLFKQYILIGGMPQSIVAFLENTYSFDYSDKAKRKIIELYKKDVQKIKGSYKGKVLSTFEQIPAFLSKHEKRVVFSKIAGGLGSENSYENTFLWLSNSMIANNCFKCSDPNIGFGLNADDSAVKCYMGDTGLLFSMAFGENQISKESLYKEIMNEKLAINKGMLFENVIAQMLVSQGHKLYFYTHFNQEKHRNDIEIDFMISESDSVGSRIIPIEVKSSKNYTTTSLESFKKKFKKRIKTSYIIHPKNFAIRDDDTVCIPPYMAICL, from the coding sequence ATTACTTTTAGACGCAAGATTTATCAAGAACTTCTGAATTGGAAGGAAGAATCCAAAGGTCGAGAAGCCCTTCTTATAGAGGGCGCGCGTCGTATTGGAAAAAGTACCATCGTAGAAGAATTCGCGAAAAACGAATACCGTTCCTACATTCTGATTGATTTTAATGACTGCGAAAAGGCTGTACTAGATGCCTTTGATAAAATGAATGATCTTTCGGCATTTTTCAATATCCTTTCATATACTTATGGCGTGAATCTCTACCCGAGGGAATCCCTGATTATTTTTGATGAGGTGCAAAGATTTCCGAAGGCAAGGCAATCCATCAAAAAGTTGGTGAAAGACGGCAGGTTCGATTATATTGAAACAGGCTCTCTTATTTCCATTTACGAAAATGTCAAGGATATTACCATCCCCTCGGAAGAAACATCCATCCAGATGTTCCCCATGGATTTTGAGGAATTTTGCTGGGCGATGGATAAGCCGAATATATGTGACTTTATCCGCGATGCGTTTTCAAGGAAGAAGGCGTTGGATGAACCACTCCATAAGGAGTGCATGCGTCTATTCAAACAGTATATTCTGATAGGGGGCATGCCACAATCCATTGTCGCATTCCTTGAAAACACCTACAGCTTTGACTATAGCGACAAGGCAAAGCGCAAGATTATTGAACTCTACAAAAAGGATGTTCAAAAAATCAAGGGCTCATATAAGGGGAAAGTCCTTTCGACATTTGAACAGATTCCTGCATTTTTGTCTAAGCACGAAAAGCGAGTTGTATTTTCAAAGATCGCTGGGGGACTCGGTAGTGAAAATAGCTATGAGAATACCTTCCTGTGGCTTTCCAATTCCATGATTGCAAACAACTGTTTCAAGTGCTCCGATCCAAATATTGGCTTTGGCTTGAACGCGGACGATTCCGCAGTCAAGTGCTATATGGGCGATACAGGCCTTTTGTTCTCTATGGCTTTTGGCGAAAACCAGATTTCAAAGGAATCCTTGTACAAGGAAATCATGAACGAAAAGCTTGCGATTAATAAGGGTATGCTCTTTGAAAATGTCATTGCGCAGATGCTTGTATCTCAAGGACATAAGCTTTATTTTTATACCCATTTCAATCAGGAAAAACATCGCAACGATATTGAAATTGATTTTATGATTAGTGAATCTGATTCGGTAGGTTCAAGAATCATTCCAATCGAAGTCAAGTCTTCAAAAAATTACACCACCACATCGCTTGAATCGTTTAAGAAGAAATTCAAAAAGCGTATTAAGACTTCTTATATAATCCATCCGAAGAATTTTGCCATTCGGGACGATGATACTGTTTGCATTCCGCCTTATATGGCAATCTGCTTGTGA
- a CDS encoding AAA family ATPase — MASVKDIISSIFRKFENEELSPEFIRDEANEVCDILGISRVGDPGRTAREFAERGFVSKYNGTCKYSPDAINLTLRNEFESYEYVYAYADYESKMQIHSQKKFKDLLVQIKKIIEEDSDKKRQAEQELHLNEALKTSSLVFPLVDENEFAAGLNVEQLLDKLAECLKEIHDRYKVKGYPIFGFRYGHIIAKKNLSINKIVQKASLLSSDIKTSLHTLIRNGVAAFEFASHEGCIGDANVLKVDLDDVDYCSLELEDSPKKNNPSFTPSQIIYYGVPGCGKSNTIKEKLKSVPDFNKVCVVFHPDYTNSEFIGQIRPKIRNHSVTYEFVAGPFAKILRRAYLNPNQEFYLVIDEINRGKASAILGEVFQLCDRIKPNDEKDEFGYGPSWSVYGIDHEDLNDYIRDIRSFANESHDGCDTPVEFSEEDGRGEVSAYKSIDINWLGFGENGKLHFTENTAIRLPPNLSIFATMNTSDQNVFTLDNAFQRRFDMELVCNEFAKGSVDGFKTEAFRNQHDAKIAGTETSWGEFWEWANNKITQVLKGLSSTEDKRLGVWFVCNVNGEIPEKIFAEKVLKYLWDDAFKFKRPQIFAEGCDTLETLISKFHELKFGVFKSFGA; from the coding sequence ATGGCAAGTGTAAAAGATATCATTTCCAGTATTTTTAGAAAATTTGAGAATGAAGAGTTGTCGCCCGAATTTATTCGTGATGAAGCAAATGAAGTTTGTGACATTCTAGGAATTTCAAGGGTTGGAGATCCGGGAAGAACTGCACGCGAATTTGCAGAAAGGGGATTTGTATCAAAATATAATGGGACGTGCAAATACTCTCCAGATGCAATAAATTTAACGTTGAGAAATGAATTCGAGTCTTACGAGTATGTTTATGCTTATGCAGATTATGAAAGTAAGATGCAAATACATAGTCAAAAGAAGTTTAAAGATTTACTTGTTCAAATAAAAAAAATTATTGAAGAGGATTCTGATAAAAAGCGTCAAGCAGAACAAGAATTACATTTAAACGAAGCATTGAAAACATCAAGTTTAGTTTTCCCTTTAGTTGATGAAAATGAGTTTGCTGCAGGTTTAAATGTTGAACAACTTTTAGATAAACTTGCTGAATGTTTGAAAGAAATACATGACAGATATAAGGTTAAGGGTTATCCTATTTTTGGTTTCAGATATGGACATATTATCGCTAAGAAAAATTTGAGCATTAATAAAATTGTTCAAAAGGCAAGCCTTTTATCAAGTGATATAAAAACTTCATTACATACCCTTATTCGCAACGGAGTTGCTGCATTTGAATTTGCTTCACATGAAGGTTGTATTGGTGATGCAAATGTTTTAAAAGTTGATTTAGATGATGTTGATTATTGTTCATTAGAATTAGAGGATTCTCCGAAAAAAAACAATCCCTCTTTCACCCCCTCCCAAATCATCTACTATGGTGTTCCGGGCTGTGGCAAGTCCAATACGATTAAGGAAAAGTTGAAGAGTGTCCCTGACTTTAACAAGGTCTGCGTTGTCTTCCATCCGGATTATACAAATTCAGAATTCATTGGCCAGATTCGTCCAAAGATAAGGAACCATTCCGTAACTTATGAATTTGTGGCAGGCCCTTTTGCAAAAATTTTGCGCCGTGCCTACTTGAATCCGAACCAAGAGTTTTATTTGGTCATTGATGAAATCAATCGCGGGAAAGCTTCGGCAATTCTTGGCGAAGTTTTCCAGCTGTGTGACCGCATAAAGCCTAATGATGAAAAGGACGAGTTTGGCTACGGTCCCAGTTGGAGTGTATATGGCATTGATCATGAAGATTTGAACGACTACATTCGCGATATCAGGAGCTTTGCAAATGAATCTCACGACGGTTGTGACACTCCGGTAGAATTTTCTGAAGAAGACGGAAGGGGCGAAGTTTCTGCCTATAAATCGATAGACATTAACTGGCTGGGTTTTGGTGAAAATGGAAAACTTCATTTCACCGAGAATACGGCAATCCGTTTGCCGCCCAACCTTTCCATTTTTGCAACCATGAATACTAGCGACCAGAATGTATTCACTTTGGATAATGCGTTCCAGCGTCGCTTTGATATGGAACTGGTCTGCAATGAATTTGCAAAAGGTAGCGTTGACGGTTTTAAAACCGAAGCTTTCCGCAATCAGCACGATGCAAAAATTGCTGGAACAGAAACTTCCTGGGGCGAATTCTGGGAATGGGCCAACAATAAGATTACGCAGGTGCTTAAGGGCCTTTCCAGTACCGAAGACAAGCGTCTTGGCGTTTGGTTTGTTTGCAACGTGAATGGCGAAATTCCAGAAAAGATTTTTGCCGAAAAGGTCCTGAAGTATTTGTGGGATGATGCTTTCAAGTTCAAGCGCCCTCAGATTTTTGCCGAAGGTTGTGATACGCTAGAAACCCTGATTTCAAAATTCCATGAACTCAAATTTGGGGTGTTTAAGAGTTTTGGGGCGTGA
- a CDS encoding DNA cytosine methyltransferase, which translates to MATVGNSDLVKQLRTCLGDVHFDEDLAVISHYLSLQGSPQALHYESILRKNGVDLNKLPSKAEYLKNFAQYPPKRNPKFSFIDLFAGIGGFRLAMQENGGECVFTSEWDSSAKQTYSVNYADVPFGDITKVDPKTIPDFDVLTGGFPCQPFSSIGKREGFEHKTQGTLFFYIANIVKVKQPKAFLLENVPGLVNHNDGKTLEIIMETLKKELNYEVFIKVLNSADYKVPQERKRLYIVGFRKDLKITDFEFPKPCDKKIGIGQFVEVDAEGPSISEHLQKSYIYKKDDGHPEIIDATSDFPVKTLCASYHKIQRITGTFVRGGKTGLRLLTEKECKAIMGYPQEFKIPVSRTQMYHQFGNSVAVPVVKAISKKIAEKLEG; encoded by the coding sequence ATGGCTACGGTAGGAAATAGCGATCTTGTAAAGCAATTAAGAACATGTTTGGGAGATGTTCATTTTGATGAGGATTTAGCTGTAATCAGCCATTACCTGTCTCTGCAGGGATCGCCTCAAGCTTTACACTACGAGTCTATTCTGAGAAAAAATGGAGTTGATTTAAATAAGCTTCCAAGTAAGGCTGAATATCTGAAAAATTTTGCGCAGTATCCTCCAAAGAGAAATCCAAAATTTTCTTTTATCGATTTGTTTGCTGGTATAGGTGGTTTTAGACTTGCGATGCAAGAGAACGGCGGAGAATGCGTTTTTACGAGTGAATGGGATTCTTCTGCGAAGCAAACATATTCTGTGAATTATGCAGACGTTCCTTTCGGTGATATAACGAAAGTTGATCCTAAAACAATTCCTGATTTTGATGTGCTAACAGGAGGCTTTCCTTGTCAGCCTTTTAGCTCTATAGGAAAACGCGAAGGGTTTGAACATAAGACTCAGGGGACTTTGTTCTTCTATATCGCGAATATCGTGAAGGTTAAACAACCCAAGGCATTCCTGTTGGAAAATGTTCCTGGACTTGTAAATCATAATGACGGAAAAACACTTGAAATCATTATGGAAACCTTAAAGAAGGAATTGAATTATGAGGTCTTTATTAAGGTTTTAAATAGTGCTGATTACAAGGTCCCCCAAGAACGAAAGCGCCTTTACATTGTTGGTTTTAGAAAGGATTTGAAAATTACTGATTTTGAATTTCCCAAACCTTGCGATAAGAAAATCGGTATTGGTCAGTTTGTTGAGGTTGATGCGGAAGGACCTTCAATTTCAGAACATTTGCAGAAGTCGTACATCTACAAAAAGGATGATGGTCATCCAGAAATTATTGATGCAACATCAGACTTTCCTGTAAAGACCCTTTGTGCGTCGTATCATAAGATTCAGCGAATTACAGGAACCTTTGTAAGAGGAGGAAAAACAGGGCTTCGTCTTCTTACAGAAAAAGAGTGTAAAGCCATTATGGGGTATCCACAGGAATTCAAGATTCCTGTTTCGAGGACTCAAATGTACCACCAGTTTGGAAATTCTGTTGCTGTTCCTGTTGTGAAGGCTATTTCCAAAAAGATTGCAGAAAAACTGGAGGGCTAA
- a CDS encoding ATP-binding protein, with amino-acid sequence MKRFLYEDLLKWKNSAHRKPLILEGARQVGKTWLLKEFGKNEFENVAYINCDTDDSSRFLFADFNIDRILRAVSAITSLVVEPGKTLIIFDEIQQQPEGLTALKYFCENAPEYHVVVAGSLLGLQVHSGSGFPVGKVDRLKLSPLSFSEFLDALGEKNLLMHLNAFRFDEYAVLKTKLIELLRQYYYVGGMPEAVLAYVDRKNILEVREIQKRILDDYRDDFSKHIPSNELAKVSAVWNSIPSQLAKENKKFIWGALRKGGRAKEYENAVQWLINAGLVHKVCRINKVEMPVKFYEDMGCFKLFVNDLGLLGAMSDIPAKEILAESKMITEYKGAFTEQYVAQQYIATMRQPLYYYTNENSTSEIDFVFQHGAVYPTEVKAEENLKAKSLSTVLKTNAQLKGIRFSMSDYREQEQMVNVPLYLVEFYLKWIASEGL; translated from the coding sequence ATGAAGCGTTTTCTTTATGAAGATCTACTGAAATGGAAAAATAGCGCGCACCGTAAACCCCTCATTTTGGAGGGGGCAAGGCAGGTCGGCAAAACATGGCTGCTCAAGGAATTCGGAAAGAACGAATTCGAGAATGTCGCCTACATAAACTGCGATACGGACGATTCCTCTAGGTTCCTGTTCGCGGACTTCAACATCGACAGGATTTTGCGAGCTGTTTCCGCCATTACTTCACTGGTCGTGGAACCAGGCAAAACGCTTATCATCTTTGACGAAATCCAGCAGCAGCCAGAGGGACTGACTGCATTAAAGTATTTTTGCGAGAATGCGCCCGAATACCATGTCGTTGTCGCAGGTTCCCTGCTCGGGCTTCAGGTCCATTCCGGCTCAGGATTCCCAGTAGGAAAAGTGGATAGGCTCAAGCTGAGCCCGCTATCATTTAGCGAATTTCTCGATGCCCTTGGCGAAAAAAATCTGCTGATGCACCTAAACGCGTTCAGGTTCGACGAATATGCCGTCCTGAAGACCAAATTGATAGAACTTTTAAGACAGTATTATTATGTGGGGGGAATGCCCGAGGCGGTACTCGCTTATGTGGATCGCAAGAACATCCTTGAAGTCCGTGAAATCCAGAAACGGATTCTCGACGATTATCGGGATGATTTCTCCAAGCACATTCCCTCCAACGAACTTGCGAAAGTTTCCGCCGTATGGAACTCGATCCCAAGCCAACTGGCTAAAGAGAACAAGAAATTTATATGGGGTGCGCTCCGCAAGGGCGGCAGGGCGAAGGAGTACGAAAACGCAGTCCAGTGGCTCATCAACGCGGGGCTCGTCCATAAGGTTTGCCGAATCAACAAGGTCGAAATGCCCGTCAAGTTTTACGAAGACATGGGCTGCTTCAAGCTCTTTGTAAACGATCTCGGGCTTCTCGGCGCCATGTCAGACATTCCCGCCAAGGAAATTCTGGCCGAGTCCAAGATGATAACGGAATACAAGGGGGCGTTTACCGAGCAATATGTCGCCCAGCAATACATCGCGACCATGAGACAGCCCCTGTATTACTACACGAACGAAAATTCAACTTCGGAAATTGATTTTGTCTTTCAGCATGGAGCCGTTTACCCCACCGAAGTCAAGGCTGAAGAAAACCTCAAGGCGAAATCCCTTTCGACGGTGCTGAAAACAAACGCGCAGCTAAAGGGCATCCGATTTTCCATGTCGGATTACCGCGAGCAGGAGCAGATGGTCAACGTGCCGCTCTACCTGGTGGAATTCTATTTGAAGTGGATAGCCTCGGAAGGACTTTGA
- a CDS encoding PDDEXK nuclease domain-containing protein codes for MESIESRIALLPKGSITKKVIQGKDRYYLQWREGDKVRNRYVKEAELPELSAQIAERKGLQQRLVELQVASVQRSLMVSEGAQSSAEFLMGSFAAERRASYSVAPYESQDRMVNFFLSLGLGFCLEARARQLPVNGTDLSVDWVFYNRMLHCHVLVNLKDGKFRKTDLDQLGTCVRHYRDKVMQPGDNPPVGILLTTSRGPKMVEFATSVAKSDFASVYKPKLPTRHQLLDFMEKSDLLKGERV; via the coding sequence ATGGAAAGTATAGAAAGTCGGATTGCACTCTTGCCCAAGGGTTCCATCACCAAGAAGGTCATCCAGGGCAAGGACCGTTATTACCTGCAGTGGCGCGAGGGCGATAAGGTCAGGAACCGCTATGTCAAGGAGGCGGAGCTGCCGGAGCTTTCTGCCCAGATTGCCGAGCGCAAGGGGTTGCAGCAAAGGCTGGTGGAACTTCAGGTTGCGTCGGTGCAGCGCTCCCTTATGGTGTCCGAGGGGGCGCAGTCGTCTGCGGAATTTCTCATGGGCAGTTTCGCTGCCGAAAGGCGGGCGTCCTACAGTGTGGCGCCTTACGAGTCTCAGGACCGCATGGTGAATTTCTTTCTTTCACTTGGTCTGGGCTTTTGCCTGGAGGCCAGGGCAAGGCAGCTTCCCGTGAACGGCACCGACCTGAGTGTGGACTGGGTATTCTATAACCGTATGCTCCATTGCCATGTGCTGGTGAACCTGAAGGATGGCAAATTCCGGAAGACCGATTTAGATCAGCTGGGAACCTGTGTCAGGCATTACCGGGACAAGGTCATGCAGCCTGGCGACAACCCTCCCGTGGGAATCCTGCTCACTACAAGCCGCGGGCCCAAAATGGTGGAGTTTGCCACCAGTGTCGCCAAGAGCGATTTCGCCTCTGTCTATAAGCCCAAATTGCCGACCAGGCACCAGCTGCTGGACTTCATGGAAAAAAGCGACTTGCTGAAAGGCGAGAGAGTGTAG
- a CDS encoding glycosyl hydrolase family 5, which yields MKHPFYKSLVAAGALTVAGAFVACSSDSSSDGPGTGPVNDLCSGIVATEQVSVVDLGSVKLLVYPRGIDGVGKVTLANGYAYGTYDGINIYDNEGNVVMEAGYADLVNKCEATSTPDPSDPNSSESTPIVGPGGTQEITSSESTPIVGPGGTQEITSSESTPIVGPGGTQEEISSSETVKPSLENGFPSIESYGAPPAEYTKDILSNGQTGWNSRYWDACKPHCSWISNGEEGKTDTTTQASYEAGMTTARNCNIHDVEVPTFTLGHAVQQYWMGYEGTNSACGEAKDKGVFTCTDMAPIAVNDTLSYAYVAGPGSATSCGKCFHLQYNGSFKDASANNAAKATHKALKGKHMVVMTSNIGHDVEVGQFDLMVPGGGVGAFDALSVQVNGADVNWGAGFGGFLTECQSKLGYDNTLESYQTCVKDMCDAAFGNAGLPNLLRGCHWFADWFMAADNPTYNWEEVECPQYLIDHYMTTINKEKSNNYAWHTDWSTYKAGDPLETLECTDKGCECPDEMAAKGACKK from the coding sequence ATGAAACATCCCTTTTATAAAAGTTTAGTGGCTGCTGGTGCCTTGACGGTTGCTGGCGCCTTTGTGGCTTGTAGCAGTGACAGCAGTTCCGATGGACCGGGTACAGGTCCCGTTAACGATCTTTGCTCCGGTATCGTCGCTACGGAACAGGTTTCTGTAGTAGACCTGGGTTCTGTCAAGCTTCTGGTTTATCCCCGTGGAATTGACGGTGTCGGCAAGGTGACCTTGGCTAACGGCTATGCCTATGGTACCTACGATGGTATCAACATCTACGATAACGAAGGCAATGTGGTCATGGAAGCCGGCTATGCTGACTTGGTAAACAAGTGCGAAGCAACCTCTACGCCGGACCCGTCTGATCCCAACTCCTCTGAATCAACTCCCATTGTCGGCCCCGGTGGCACCCAGGAAATTACCAGCTCTGAATCAACTCCCATTGTTGGCCCTGGTGGTACTCAGGAAATCACCAGCTCCGAATCTACCCCCATTGTCGGCCCCGGTGGAACTCAGGAAGAAATTTCCAGCAGCGAAACTGTAAAGCCCTCCCTGGAAAATGGCTTCCCCTCTATTGAATCTTATGGCGCTCCTCCGGCAGAATACACCAAGGACATCTTGAGCAACGGCCAGACCGGTTGGAACTCCCGTTACTGGGACGCCTGTAAGCCTCACTGCTCCTGGATCAGCAATGGTGAAGAAGGCAAGACCGATACCACCACCCAGGCAAGCTACGAAGCCGGTATGACTACCGCCCGTAACTGCAACATCCACGACGTGGAAGTTCCCACCTTTACTTTGGGCCACGCCGTTCAGCAGTACTGGATGGGTTACGAAGGAACCAACAGCGCCTGTGGCGAAGCCAAGGATAAGGGTGTGTTCACTTGCACCGACATGGCTCCCATCGCTGTTAACGATACTCTTTCCTATGCATACGTGGCAGGTCCCGGCTCCGCAACTTCTTGCGGTAAGTGCTTCCACTTGCAGTACAACGGCTCCTTCAAGGATGCTAGCGCCAACAATGCTGCCAAGGCTACCCACAAGGCTCTTAAGGGCAAGCACATGGTGGTCATGACTTCCAACATTGGTCACGATGTGGAAGTGGGCCAGTTCGACTTGATGGTTCCGGGTGGTGGCGTGGGCGCCTTTGACGCACTCTCTGTCCAGGTGAACGGTGCAGACGTGAACTGGGGCGCAGGCTTCGGCGGCTTCCTCACTGAATGCCAGAGCAAGCTTGGCTACGACAACACTCTCGAATCTTACCAGACCTGCGTGAAGGATATGTGCGATGCCGCCTTCGGTAATGCTGGCCTTCCCAACCTGCTCCGCGGTTGCCACTGGTTTGCTGACTGGTTCATGGCTGCCGACAATCCCACCTACAACTGGGAAGAAGTGGAATGCCCGCAGTACCTGATCGACCATTACATGACTACCATCAATAAGGAAAAGTCCAACAACTACGCATGGCACACCGACTGGTCTACCTACAAGGCTGGCGATCCGCTGGAAACTTTGGAATGCACCGATAAGGGCTGCGAATGCCCCGACGAAATGGCAGCCAAGGGCGCCTGCAAGAAGTAA
- the purM gene encoding phosphoribosylformylglycinamidine cyclo-ligase: MNYADAGVSLARADEAMVGVKKSVRTTFNEGVLGDVGNFGGLFTLNHLGMKDPVLVSSVDGVGTKLKVDIEMGTHTLPGQDIVNHCCDDILVQGARPLFFLDYVATGRLEPGVMDQLVAGMAKACRENGLVLIGGETAEMPGFYGPGDYDISGTIVGVVERENIIDGKKIKPGTIILGLPSTGLHTNGYSLARKVLFDVAGYKVDTPLEGTDMTIGEALTMPHRSYYPSLIDLCNKKIIQGLAHITGSGYQGNIPRILPDDVDVVIDRTSWDPSPIFKLIQKEGSVEKDEMYSTFNMGMGMLIFIDPADKAEVVAHLEAKGEKWVQVGEVVAGSKQVKFKD; the protein is encoded by the coding sequence ATGAATTACGCAGACGCTGGTGTATCTCTGGCCCGTGCAGACGAAGCAATGGTCGGAGTCAAGAAGTCCGTCCGTACCACCTTTAACGAAGGCGTTCTCGGTGACGTTGGCAACTTCGGTGGCCTCTTCACCCTCAACCACCTTGGCATGAAGGACCCCGTTCTCGTCAGCTCCGTTGACGGTGTGGGTACCAAGCTCAAGGTTGATATCGAAATGGGCACTCATACTCTGCCCGGTCAGGATATCGTGAACCACTGCTGCGACGATATTCTCGTCCAGGGCGCACGTCCGCTGTTCTTCCTCGACTACGTTGCTACCGGCCGTCTCGAACCGGGTGTCATGGACCAGCTGGTCGCAGGTATGGCTAAGGCTTGCCGCGAAAACGGTCTCGTGCTCATCGGTGGCGAAACTGCAGAAATGCCGGGCTTCTACGGTCCGGGTGACTACGATATCTCCGGTACCATCGTGGGTGTCGTAGAACGCGAAAACATCATCGACGGCAAGAAGATCAAGCCGGGTACCATCATCCTCGGTCTCCCGTCCACCGGTCTCCACACCAACGGTTACTCTCTCGCTCGTAAGGTTCTCTTCGACGTTGCCGGCTACAAGGTTGACACTCCGCTGGAAGGCACCGACATGACCATCGGCGAAGCTCTCACCATGCCGCACCGCAGCTACTACCCCAGCCTCATCGATCTCTGCAACAAGAAGATCATCCAGGGTCTCGCTCACATCACTGGTTCCGGCTACCAGGGTAACATTCCCCGTATCCTCCCGGATGACGTGGACGTTGTCATTGACCGTACCTCCTGGGATCCGTCCCCGATCTTCAAGCTCATCCAGAAGGAAGGCTCCGTGGAGAAGGACGAAATGTACTCTACCTTCAACATGGGCATGGGTATGTTGATCTTCATCGATCCGGCTGACAAGGCTGAAGTTGTTGCTCATCTCGAAGCCAAGGGCGAAAAGTGGGTGCAGGTCGGCGAAGTTGTTGCCGGCTCCAAGCAGGTCAAGTTCAAGGACTAA
- a CDS encoding cyclic nucleotide-binding domain-containing protein, which translates to MMKPHTGIGDWISANYELGTPFLQQVPRDCADYLLLNAQIREYDTGEIIINGGVIGDSFCVLQSGRAMICGQILADGHYNMLASLEAGACFGEMSIICNEPTSNTVIAAEDGCTVLHIPREEFVKFLDKNPSIMVYLYKVVADRLRAKNKAFDEFERLSLLASGKVLPFIDFAQTMEKSRVTGTVIFECNGEKGFIAFRDGRICCAKCGKLAGPDAFEKMLSWGDETLYKLDTHLMPEVVNINQMTDTTSLILDALRNIDEKQNGGQ; encoded by the coding sequence AGCAGGTACCTCGCGATTGTGCTGACTATTTGCTTTTGAATGCCCAGATTCGTGAATACGATACGGGCGAGATTATTATTAACGGTGGCGTTATCGGTGATTCGTTCTGCGTGTTGCAGAGTGGTCGCGCCATGATTTGCGGTCAGATTCTTGCTGACGGTCATTACAATATGCTGGCTTCCCTGGAAGCAGGTGCATGCTTCGGTGAAATGTCCATCATTTGTAACGAACCTACCAGCAATACGGTGATCGCCGCCGAAGATGGCTGCACCGTGCTCCACATTCCCCGCGAAGAGTTTGTGAAGTTCCTGGACAAGAACCCCAGCATCATGGTGTACTTGTACAAGGTGGTGGCAGACCGACTCCGCGCCAAGAACAAGGCATTCGATGAATTTGAACGTCTTTCCTTGTTGGCTTCCGGTAAGGTTCTTCCCTTTATCGACTTTGCCCAGACCATGGAAAAGAGCCGCGTCACTGGCACCGTGATTTTCGAGTGCAATGGCGAAAAGGGCTTTATCGCCTTTAGAGATGGTCGAATTTGCTGTGCCAAGTGCGGTAAACTGGCAGGCCCAGACGCCTTTGAAAAAATGCTTTCATGGGGCGACGAAACCTTGTACAAGTTGGATACCCACTTGATGCCGGAAGTTGTAAACATCAACCAGATGACTGATACAACTAGCCTCATCCTGGATGCTCTCAGAAATATTGATGAAAAACAAAACGGTGGTCAGTAA